ATATGAATCACTCTTGTTGGACTCAGTGGTAATTTATAGGGTCATGACATTGGTAGAACCCTAAGTACCCAAAAAAATCAGTTGTGGCAGAACAGGTGACCCAATAATCCTTTTCATATCCAGTTGCGGAATCCTACCGCAGACAACTTTAGCAATGTTAAAATGCTAGTAGCATGGTAGAGAAAAGGCCCTGATCTCAAGATTTGTCTCTTTTAGAAGAATCTATGATGTTTGTGTTCTTGTCTTTGTTCCTGTAATTCTTCATAGCAAGTTTACAAATCTATCCTTGTGTAATGACACTTTGGTGTCACAGGTGTCTAATTTGAATTTCGACGTGATCTATACCTGGTACCATCAGGAAATTCTTTGATGTGTCTATCACTACAGGGTTATCTGTGTATTTATTATATGTAGTTtgtaatataatcctatgtGTGATTTACAGGAGTATAAAGATACAGTGTCATGATTGGGATGCAGATGGCGGGTAGGTGGAACAATTATTATACTTTCTGTATTATAACTAAACAGTTACAGGATACATGACTTAAccattattacatacatattCTGTACTTATGTGTCTTATATTTGGTCGTAGATTCATGTTAATGGTAGATTACATATTTCATTCTATGTAATCATTTCTTGACAAATGTGAAATGCTGTTGGAGAAAATTCAATTTAAACAGATGCAATGTGATAAATATCATAGACAAGTTTATGATCTCATAAGGTAATATTCTGATTCTTTGTGTTTGTTGATTAGTGTAATTGAGTTTCCACATTGGTAGGAAGTGCTTACACTTGAGGAATGTCTGGTCTTATTTTCCTGGTATCTTATAATGACATCTCTGCAATCAttgtttgttgatattttcattgaTGAATGTGATTACAGACATTTATTAATCAGTTATTGAGATATCATTTTATCTTTACAGACATGATTTTATTGGAGAGTTTACAACAACGCTGAGGGAATTAAGTAGAGGTCCAAGtgacaaaaatgtatttgagGTGTGTAAACATAAAACTAAAAAGAATTGTGTCTTAATAACAACTCGCTGAATGAATTTgcttatatttatatgatatatccTGGATCTCAGTGCCTTCAACATTACTTACCAGGTATTCAGACCAGGTTCAAGAATTCCATGCAAGCATGATTGAATATGACTAGTCCAACTTAACAGACATTGACAATAGCACTGTTGAAATGCTTCAGTAGGCTAAAGACTTGCAATTCTACTTTTAACTAATTTATTTTTCGGTATCTGTGCATTCTTGGCATAATGTCTGAATGATGAAACAGTGGAAGCGAGAGTGGGTAGGTTTCACTTTTGAAAAGGTTTAAGAAATCTATTATTAGCTTCCAATTGTATACTGTAATGATTGTAATCTGTGATATGTTTTACTTTTCTCTGTAGAtttcatattcattaaaatCATATACTTATTTCAGTGCATCAGTGAAAAGAAAAGGAAGAAGAAAGGCtccaaatatcaaaattcagGGACGGTAAGTACTTTATTTTAATGTCTAGTATTTTAATGGTTTTCAGATcttaacaaatgtatgtatctttacatgtacatgtataatcatttTTCTTGAATGTCACTGATATtagtatttacagtatacaatgaAACCTGATATTACCGACAAAACTGTGTATcaagtcaatgtgtcggatatgagTGCTTTATTTGAACTTTTAAATGGAATTTAAAATTCTATAGGTAATTtcataatattacaaaaatgaGACAATTTCAACGTTTTGATATAGGGCCTAAATAATAGAAAGTTATTTGACAtactaattattttatttttgtataggTTGAGCTAATGAGCTGTAAAATCGAGAAAGTGTATACATTTCTGGATTATGTGAGAGGAGGGTAAGTAGACAAGACCTGTTGATTTGACATTCATGCTGGTTATGAATGTAATTCTGTCACTTCCACACTGGTATTGTATAAATCTCACTGGAACTTTGTGTTAATTATTGATGCAGCCAATTTGCATTCATGCCATCATGAATAGTAAATcttcaatacaatatatttaaccTTTTGTATATGTAGTTATTTTTCTACTCATTATTAGGAATCTAAATCTAAGGACATGTCATCCTTAATAGTTGAGATATTGAGTTTTCGGTATCGTCAGTGCTAATACTTTGAACAGCTATATGTCATCTACATGTTTGGACAAGAAGAATCAAAATGAGGCTGAGTAAATTGTGTTCATAGCTAGATAAATGCAATTTCTTCTGGTAGGGCTTCTATCAAGAAAGGCATTAGCAATATACAGGTGTTTGCTGTGGTGACTAGGTATAATTGTAGATATGGTGCAATTTCGGAAACTGGTATGTTTAACACTATTTTTCAGAACccagttacactgtacatttgCTGTGGACTTCACAGCGTCTAATGGAGATCCCAAAACACCTTCATCACTACACTACATGAACCCATACAAACCAAACCCCTATGCTACAGCCCTGAGGTCTGTGGGCTCTATAATACAGGACTATGATACGTAAGTGGCTACTTTCAAATTTTAGTAttgttttgatttcaaaattttcatatctttttCCAATTTCAGCATTGCTTTGAATTCTAGACTTTCATTACTCTTTcttattttagaatttttttgaatTCTAAATTTTCATATCTCAAATTTCAGCATTGTTTTGAATTCTAGATTTTGTCATTTCAAAGACAAATTCGACTTGATACATTTTTCTATATAACTGGACTCAAACCTTGTTCTCGAAGTATCAATATCTAAGAAAATAATGGTATACTTTTTGAATAGAAAAGGAAAATGTCTAAATTGAAATTTTATCTAGATCTTTCAGAAATAATTATGTTGATAGAGGTTGCCATGAGGttaatacacatattttatcaaacagagacaagtTATTCCCAGCCCTTGGGTTTGGTGCTCGACTACCACCAGATGGCGTTGTTTCCCATGAGTTTGCATtggtaagtacatgtacttctaCCAACCCCTACAATAACTCCACCCACTCGTACTTTTGGATAACCCCACCAACCCCTACTGTCAGATAACCCTAACAACCTCTACTGTTGGATAACCCCACCAACCCCTACTGTCAGATAACCCCACCAACCCCTACTGTCAGATAACCCCACCAACCCCTACTGTTGGATAACCCCACCAACCCCTACTGTTGGATAACCCTACCAACCCCTACTGTCAGATTACCCCACCAACCCCTACTGTTGGATAACCCTACCAACCCCTACTGTTGGATAACCCCACCAACCCCTACTGTTGGATAACCCTACCAACCCCTACTGTTGGATAACCCCACCAACCCCTACTGTCAGATAACCCCACCAACCCCTACTGTTGGATAACCCTACCAACCCCTACTGTCAGATAACCCCACCAACCCCTTCTGTCAGATAACCCCACCAACCCCTACTGTTGAATAACCCCATAAACCCCTACTTTTGGATAACCCCTCCAACCCCTACTGTTGAATAACCCCATAAACCCCTACTGTTGAATAACCCCACCAACCCCTACTGTTGGATAACTCCACCAACCCCTACTGTCAGATAACCCCATAAACCCCTACTGTTGGATAACCCCACCAACCCCTACTGTTGGATAACTCCACCAACCCCTACTGTTGGATAACTCCACCAACCCCTACTGTCAGATAACCCCACCAACCCCTACTGTTGGATAACCCAACCAACCCTTACTGTCAGATTACCCCACCAACCCCTACTGTTGGATAACTCTACCAACCCCTACTGTCAGATTACCCCACCAACCCCTACTGTTGGATAACTCTACCAACCCCTACTGTTGGATAACTCTACCAATCCCTACTGTTGGATAACTCTACCAACCCTCACTGTCAGATAACCCCACCAACCCCTACTGTCAGATAACCCCACCAACCCCTTCTGTCAGATAACCCAACCAACCCCTACTGTTGAATAACCCCATAAACCCCTACTTTTGGATAACCCCACCAACCCGTACTGTTGGATAACCCCACCAACACCTACTGTTGGATAACCCCACCAACCCCTACTGTTGGATAACCCTACCAACCCCTACTGTCAGATAACCCCACCAACCCCTTCTGTCAGATAACCCCACCAACCCCTACTGTTGGATAACCCTACCAACCCCTACTGTCAGATAACCCCAGCAACCCCTTCTGTCAGATAACCCCACCAACCCCTACTGTTGAATAACCCCATAAACCCCTACTTTTGGATAACCCCACCAACCCCTACTGTTTAATAACCCCATAAACCCCTACTGTTGAATAACCCCACCAACCCCTACTGTTGGATAACTCCACCAACCCCTACTGTCAGATAACCCCATAAACCCCTACTGTTGGATAACCCCACCAACCCCTACTGTTGGATAACTCCACCAACCCCTACTGTCAGATAACCCCACCAACCCCTTCTGTCAGATAACCCCACCAACCCCTACTGTTGGATAACCCTACCAACCCCTACTGTCAGATAACCCCACCAACCCCTTCTGTCAGATAACCCCACCAACCCCTACTGTTGGATAACCCTACCAACCCCTACTGTCAGATAACCCCACCAACCCCTTCTGTCAGATAACCCCACCAACCCCTACTGTTGAATAACCCCATAAACCCCTACTTTTGGATAACCCCACCAACCCCTACTGTTGAATAACCCCATAAACCCCTACTGTTGAATAACCCCACCAACCCCTACTGTTGGATAACTCCACCAACCCCTACTGTCAGATAACCCCATAAACCCCTACTGTTGGATAACCCCATAAACCCCTACTGTTGGATAACCCCACCAACCCCTAATGTTGGATAACTCCACCAACCCCTACTGTCAGATAACCCCACCAACCCCTACTGTTGGATAACTCTACCAACCCCTACTGTTGGATAACTCTACCAACCCTCACTGTCAGATAACCCCACCAACCCTACTGTCAGATAACCCCACCAACCCCTACTGTTGGATAACCCCACCAACCCCTACTGTCAGATAACCCCACCAACCCCACTGTTGGATAACTCTACCAACCCTACTGTCAGATTACCCCACCAACCCCTACTGTTGGATAACTCTACCAACCCCTACTGTCAGATAACCCCACCAACCCCTACTGTTGGATAACCCCACCAACCCCTACTGTTGGATAACTTTACCAACCCCTACTGTTGGATAACTCTACCAACCCCTACTGTCAGATTACCCCACCAACCCCTACTGTTGGATAACTCTACCAACCCCTACTGTCAGATAACCCCATAAACCCCTACTGTTGGATAACCCCACCAACCCCTACTGTTGGATAACTCCACCAACCCCTACTGTCAGATAACCCCACCAACCCCTTCTGTCAGATAACCCCACCAACCCCTACTGTCGGATAACCCCACCAACCCCTACTGTCAGATAACCCCACCAACCCCTACTGTTGGATAACCCTACCAACCCCTACTGTCAGATAACCCCACCAACCCCTTCTGTCAGATAACCCCACCAACCCCTACTGTTGAATAACCCCATAAACCCCTACTTTTGGATAACCCCACCAACCCCTACTGTTGAATAACCCCATAAACCCCTACTGTTGAATAACCCCACCAACCCCTACTGTTGGATAACTCCACCAACCCCTACTGTCAGATAACCCCATAAACCCCTACTGTTGGATAACCCCATAAACCCCTACTGTTGGATAACCCCACCAACCAACCCCACCAACCCCTACTGTTGGATAACCCCACCAACCCCTACTGTCAGATAACCCCACCAACCCCTACTGTTGGATAACTCTACCAACCCCTACTGTCAGATTACCCCACCAACCCTTACTGTTGGATAACTCTACCAACCCCTACTGTCAGATAACCCCACCAACCCCTACTGTTGGATAACCCCACCAACCCCTACTGTTGGATAACTCTACCAACCCCTACTGTTGGATAACTCTACCAACCCCTACTGTCAGATTACCCCACCAACCCCTACTGTTGGACAACTCTACCAACCCCTACTGTCAGATAACCCCACCAACCCCTACTGTTGGATAACCCCACCAACCCCTACTGTTGGATAACTCTACCAACCCCTACTGTCAGATAACCCTACCAACCCCTACTGTTGGATAACCCCACCAACCCCTACTGTTGGATAACTCTACCAACCCCTACTGTCAGATTACCCCACCAACCCCTACTGTTGGATAACCCCACCAACCCCTACTGTTGGATAACCCCACCAACCCCTACTGTCGGATAACCCCACCAACCCCTACTGTCAGATAACCCCACCAACCCCTACTGTTGGATAACCCCACCAACCCCTACTGTTGGATAACCCCACCAACCCCTACTGTTGGATAACTCCACCAACCCCTACTGTTGGATAACCCCACCAAACCCTACTGTTGGATAACTCCACCAACCCCTACTGTCAGATAACTCTACCACCCATACTGTTGGATAACCCCACCAACCCCTACTATTGGATAACTGACTATATATAGGAAGTTTTACTTTCAGAACGGTAATCCGACCAATCCCTACTGTCAAGGTATAGATGGTGTGTTAGATGCCTACAACAAAGCTCTTTACTCTGTTCAACTCTATGGACCGACAAATTTTGCTCCCTGTGTCAATCATGTGTCAAAGTAAGTAAATAAATTAAACAAGCGTAAACTTTAGTACACCCGTTTtaataaactttttaaaaagatCATACCTATATTTTGTAGCATGTTTTACAAATGAAGTATACAATAAATTTACCCAACATTTTTCTTTGCACACcaataaatgaaatttgaaagatTTTTAAAAGAACTGTTGATTAGTAAGTCATTGTTTGTCTTTCCTCTTTTTGACATGGCTTTTAAATCTAGCAGAACAgattgtaatttttttaatatttataatcttactatatattattttatgttaAAGGTTTGCCATTGCAAAGCGAGATGGCAATGATTACTTTATCCTGCTTATAATCACCGACGGTATCATCACCGACATGCCTCAGACATGCGAGGCCATTGTTAATGTGAGTAGTATACCTTTAACATGGGAAGTATGTGTAAACCATTATCAATACCACTGTCAGGTGGAAACATGTATATCCCTTAAATAAATGAGAGCTCAAAGTTACTGACAGTTCAAAtcaaaacctttaaaaaaaaacaatttcactataaatattgaatttaactGATGCTTCACTATCACTCAAGGTTCCCAATTTCTGTGGTAGTACTGTATTTCGATGAATGCATTTAAAATactttgtattttattatttccagGCAGCCAGTCTTCCAATGTCCATCATCATTATAGGGGTTGGAGATGCTGATTTTGAAGGTAATTCTCATTGTTAGGCTGATTGATATCAGTTAATTAGTTTTGCCCTATTCAGCAGATAAATGAAAAAGTAAGCTATGTTGATAATATTATGTACAGTTTATAAGAATAGAATCCATTTCTTGGTTGAATGGATATAATGAAAAACCATTTATACTTACGCAAGATTCACATCGAGATTCTTGTTCATGTGAGTAAAGTCAGTATTTGAGGTTACTTATTTGTACTACATCGTGTTCTGTAGCTATGGAAGTACTGGATGGTGACGACGTCAGGCTAACATCAAGGGGAAAGGCAGCAGAGAGAGATATTGTACAAGTAAGTACTAGAACATCGACATGTAGTCCTATAAATCTCTAGTTTGATGTATGGAAGTGGTCTCTCATATTTAAGTGGAAAACCAGTATTAGCTATATATTCAAGTGAGGAGGTGATTTTCAGTGATGTTGAGtgttcttattgatagttatcaacaaaatgtaaatatagatttgtattcTTAAAATTTAACcagaatttcattttcatcactGGTCAACAAGAAATTTAATGATTTCGTATGAAAATGTTGTTTGGTTTAATagaatttgattatttttagtTTGTGCCTCTGCGTAATTTCCTGGGGCGTTCCGGGGACAACCCTGCCGCAATACAGGCAAGACTAGCCAAGGAAGTGCTTGAGGAGATCCCAGACCAGTTCCTCTCTTACATGAAGTCTCGTAAGATCAAACCAAAGCCTCCCATGATGCGACAGCTGTCTATTTCTTCCATGACATCACTTCCTCCTTCTGAGCATTAAAATTTACAAACTACATCTTCATGCAGTGTTTTGTCACCAGCAGTACtactgatgatgatgatgtatatgTCTGATGCTATCGAGGTCTGATATAACTGGTTATGGACTTTGGGTTTAATGAATCACTGAGCTATATCCTTGGGTTTAATGAATCACTGAGCTATATCCCGCAATAGAAACTAAGTTGGTAGAAATCATTGGAATATTTTCCATAATCACCCGGTAATTGAAAATGATAACATGCATTATTTCATAGTGATGGATAGacctttcataaaaaaaaactttaaaattatactatattcttgttttatttttttcaaatagttATCTTTTGTAGATTAAACAATCTTCCAATATCTTTTTGATACTTAATGCATTATATATGTCATCCCTGAAGAAATATCCAATCAGATTGTTTCTCTTTTTTCTACCTTAGTCTTTCTACCTCAACTTACTTATAATGACCACTATTGTTTGAATGGTTACTGCTCAAATTTTAAGTTTAGATTCTGCAATCTATTAAATCAGTTATCATCTTGTTTACAGACATAAAAAAATGCATTGCTCGCAACATAAAATGCACATACTTTTGCTTACATTTACATAGCTCCATCAGTATACTAAATATTATCTTTTTATCTTATATCGCATAATGAAAACTAGTTCCTTCCTTATAGCCTTGatatgtattgtctatatgtgAAACCTGCTGGATCTGTTTGCTAAAGTTTGCTAAAGTTTGCTAAAACTTGCCTGAAACCTTAGTTGTTTTAAGAACTGATTTCCCTACACCTTGAATGTACATGCCCTGATGTCTTTTACCCAGACACATGTTAAGATTTTCATACTGTTCACATACCAATTGTGTTAGATAGttttatactgtattatcaTCCCTCTCCTTGTAAAATACAATTAACAattaaattttcctttttattagataggaattttatataaatgtcaaaTGATTATGTACATGGACCTTACTAAGTACATTATAATACCTTTGATATGATATAAGGTTGTTAATTAGATGTGGCCATATTGGCATAGTTGGAAGAGAGATCTGAACACCCTCACTGTACTAATAGTTCTCAGTGATTTCCACAGAACTTTTGGAGGTTGGGGGAGGTACCCGTTGGGTGcttttctttaaatatatcattcagTTGCTCCAAGTCTGGTAAGAATTTCTTTCCACACATATAGTAAGTTATCAGGGTTTTTTTtagatatcaaattatcaaacacATTCTCATAGTTGTGAATGTATATTTCACAAAGGCAAGACCCATTCCATCTAGTCTAAGGAAGGTTTTGACACTGTCTGGGTAGGGAAGAATGTTTTTGTATGTGATCTAGTTGATAGCTGGAGATATGATTCTGTTTTGATGTATACACTTACATTTTCTCTTCAGTTTTAGGAATATTAAGTTTGTTCCTACTAGCAATTACTACAGAAATGTCTCGGTATGTGGTAGATTTGGGACAACTTCTTTAGGTTTTATATGCAAATTCTTAATTAACGAAGATTTCTGTGCTGATGATGATTTTGCATGGAATTAATATTCATCAGATATTGAACTTcccaaaattaaaaagataatcaaggatatgattaattttgtagTAAAAAACTACCTATTGTTTCAGTTATGTATACCATTCATTAACATTATTGTACCGACATTATCTATTATTGTAGTAATGTATACTATTCATCAACATTATTGTGCTGACATTATCATGCTAGGTAATGATTTAATCCAAGTTGTGTTGAAGTAAactttgtattatattattagATTATCATATTTTCATTCCATCAACAGAGTTCCATTGTGTTTTGACCTATGTGATAATGTTTCCCTTGTTGCCAGGGAAATTACTTTCTGTGTGATACTGGGTTgaatagtatacatatatacttcttatacagacatatacatacacatatataatccTTTACTAGATCtgattgatatatacatactgaTGTTAATTTACTGATTTCAAGGTTTTTGAGCTTTGAGTGAAAATGGATGTTTTTTACTATGATTTTTATGTAgtttacagtatgtatatgtaaatctatgttgttttattacagacaggtacatatatatgtgaatCAACCTGACAGTTTGATGTCTGTCATTATTACTAACAAAATTTTGGATAATTTTAACCAGCGATTTAATATGGTTAGCAGAGCAATATGGTGTTGTCATTTTTTACCAGAATTTATCCCAGATTATTTGCTTTTTCATTCATGATTTTTGCATGGACATGATTTGTAATTTTGACTTAAGTTATCACCAAACCATCATGATAATTTCTTACTGCGTAAATTATTTTCATCAATTGAAGATGCAGATGATTATTTTTGAGAAATAGAATTTCCAATGTTAAATTGGTTGAAGTAGAAATGTTGTGTAATAACTTGTTTATACATGTGAATTAAGTCagatattgttgtttgttttccaTATTGCttttcaattttacattattttatttcccATCTGATACTTAAATCAAtacccatatatatacagtatttatatagACTGGTTACAGGTAATATGCATCAAGCATTGTTTCTGATTCAGTGTATACTTGCAAAAATCCATGTACAGGTATAAATCTGAGGA
Above is a window of Pecten maximus chromosome 7, xPecMax1.1, whole genome shotgun sequence DNA encoding:
- the LOC117330511 gene encoding copine-8-like → MAHCARTKTSMADAATFQPGTGVAPATLVELSVSCRKLIDADVFSKSDPMCVLFVMDQSNRGSWREFGRTEIIWNNLNPDFVKKFVMHYYFEQSQKLKFEVYDVDSKSADLTKHDFLGSMECSVGEIVSAGTKMSRRLRGPKKDSGNIIVGAEEQSSCKEQVHFQFRAHKLDKKDFFGKSDPFLTFLRANEDTTYTVVHRTEVIKKTLNPTWRPFVLPVRSLCNGDYDRSIKIQCHDWDADGGHDFIGEFTTTLRELSRGPSDKNVFECISEKKRKKKGSKYQNSGTVELMSCKIEKVYTFLDYVRGGTQLHCTFAVDFTASNGDPKTPSSLHYMNPYKPNPYATALRSVGSIIQDYDTDKLFPALGFGARLPPDGVVSHEFALNGNPTNPYCQGIDGVLDAYNKALYSVQLYGPTNFAPCVNHVSKFAIAKRDGNDYFILLIITDGIITDMPQTCEAIVNAASLPMSIIIIGVGDADFEAMEVLDGDDVRLTSRGKAAERDIVQFVPLRNFLGRSGDNPAAIQARLAKEVLEEIPDQFLSYMKSRKIKPKPPMMRQLSISSMTSLPPSEH